tttttgaacattttttaaaaaaatttgaaatcatatatCCAAAACTCCACTCCTCAGCTCTAAACTTTAaaacctaaaccataaaccctaaaccctaaaccttaaaccttaaaccctaaatcctaaactctatcttttaactctaaactctaatgtctagattaattactttatgggtataaatgtattttttttataaaacatttaagtctattttggtcatttttatttttaatgtctatacttgtgacaaaaaattttaggtagttaaaataaaaatttgggtAAAGTTTGTAGGTTATTAAAATAACAAGTATTATTGTAATTAATAGTAAGTATTaataatagaatatttttaaatattttttttttaaatgaaggAAACAAACTCATTTTGAAGGAAAAATGACGTAAAGTATTCCATAAAGATGCTATGTTTTTAAGTGTTATTGAGATTTTGATTATGCAAATTAACTCAAAATAGGcaagcacaaaaaaaaaatagatatgtgAAACCAAAAGAATGTCTTTGTTTGATAGATAGAAGGTAACAAGCATTGTGATATGGATCCTTCATTGTCTTCATACAACACAAACAAGTAAATGGTTTATAACAAGTTATTTGAAGAATTTAAATATACTATCTTAGAGAGAATAATCGGCTTGTTCAAACTTATCTTCAGGGTAAAACACAGCCACCACTTCGTTCCCTCCAAACTTCCTACCATTCATCCCGTTTCTTGCCCTGCTTGAGCTCTCTGTTTCCGCATACTCAAGAAACACCTGTGACAAAACCAAACATCGCCTCCACAGTTTTAGCCAGAGACATTCCACTTGCATAGAACAGAACATGTAAAAGATAATATAGACCAAAGTGGTTTTGAACAAACCTTGCCAACGCCCTGAACGGGCTCACCGTTGGAGCTGGGGCGAGGGATCACGACTTTAGTTAACGCACCTGCATTTTAATAGCAAACATATTCGAATccaagagcaaaaaaaaaacacaaaacaacaaGTTGTTCCTTCTAAGTAGGATGTGTCTTGGATGATATATAGATAAGGAAGTTATGCAGTCTCCTGTTATGGCCTGATTCTCTATAGCAGAATGTGGGACAACAAAAGGCTGTAAAACAGACATATACCAACACAAAACGGAGATAAATCAATACTTTTTCAATCTAATCTTAAACACAGAAACAAGAACTATTGTACACCAAACCAAAACCGAAGTGAACGTAGCTTTTAGAGATGGAGAGTTCTTACCAAACTTTCCGCCTTCATCTCTCATGTCTACAACAATGTCTTCGTACTCCTCATCATTTCTTAGCTCGTCCTCGGTAACTACTTGAGTCAGGCACACGACTTTGgtggctgctgctgctgctgttcCCTGTTGTAGCATAATCTTCtgtcaaagagaaaaaaaggatCAATTTAATTCATTGTTGACAAAGAGGCAACCTCTAGGCAGAACCTAATGTAATTCTTTATTTAACCTGGAAAGCAACTTGCTGTTGTGCGTGCAACAATACACTCTCCTGTTCAGGTTTCGTTTGATTTGCTCCTTGGTTAGCTCGCCTTACACATAGAGTTTTATCCCCCATGGTAATTCCATTGAGGGCAGCGCATGCAATGTCTGTAACTGCGGGATCTTGATACGCGCAGAATGCATATCCTTTTGAGTTTCCAGTTTCTCTGTCTCTTACAAGATCAAAACCTTTCAGGGCTCCTAAAGACTCTAACAGCTCCCTGATTTGTGACTCAGGGATATAATAAGGAAGTCCACCAACAAAAAGACGGTCTGGGCCTTCAAGCGCACCAGCACCCCCTGGAGTAAGACCTACAGCAGCCAAGTTTAAGTTTGGAATGGGCTGGCTTGGACCAAGGGTTGCAGCCAGCGCTGGGTTATAGTCACTTGGTCTCCTCACCTTCACTGGAGCTCCCTGGGATAGAAGAATAATATGGTTTAGTCTTCATTACCTACAGAAGATACATTGGTGCCATGACAAAAAATAAGACATGCCTCAAATATAATTCCATCCAAAGTCATTGCATTGCTGGCCTCTTGAACGGATCGCATCTCCACAAATGCAAATTTCTTCTCGTAGTTTATGTACACATTAACAACAGCATCACCTGcaaataagaataagaaatgaTTGTAGTAACAGTTTTAACCTAAAACTCTACCAATGCATACATCTGAAAAAAATACCTGGACCAGCACTGTTTCCGCCAATAGCAGCCATAGCCTGACTAAAAAATGTCGCAACAGACTGCAATACAAGAATTTATAGACGCATCAAACGCAGGACGAGATCATAGGGACCAAAATATGCAGTGAACAATACTAAACCTGTTCATTTGCTGAAGGAGAAAGGCCACCAACATAGACCCTGCGAGCATGTCTAGTAGCCTGAAGACACATACGAATGCATGTTAGGACAGATGAAACTCACAGTATCTTCCATATAGCCATGAGAAATATAACAGACCTGTTGTGTCATTGCCTGAATAGGCATCATAGCGACTCCCCCGAATGCCTGCATGACAGAAGAAAGAGGAAGATCAGTTGCAGGAACATGGATCAACTTGGCAGGGACAAGGGAACATACCTGTCCAGCTTGTAAAGGAAACATTCCATTCCCAGGAAGAAGATTTGGGCTTGGAGCAGGAACTTGGCCTAGAAAAGGAAAACGAAGGTAAACACTTGAGCGGAGCCTATTACTACTACTTGCTACTAGAGTATGAGAAGACCTAGATCCATCCTTTAGGTTTTAGAATATAGAGTGATGAAACAAGTGAGATTATAAGGAGCTCATAAGAGagagattgtcaaaaaatttACGAACAAAGGCAGTATAAGAACGCTATACCAAAATCttggaagagagaagaaagtaACCCAACTTTGCCTTCTCAAAAGATAGACAGGGAAAAAAAACACCATACAACCAAAGGTTTCAATTCTAGTTATCACTTTCGAAGTAATAAATATAGGGAGAAAACTACTATGTGTAAAAATAGAGGTATAATATGAGGTGGGTATACCTGTAAATGCAGAACCAGCATCTAACATCCCAGAAGCTGGAGGTGCCATGTCGAATCCACTGACCCGCTTACTGCAATTAAGTAGATTGATATTCAAAGAATCGAAAACACAAAGACCAACAACTCGAGAGCTGCACAAGAGAACAATCTACTCTACAAACTAAACAGTACTCTTTGTTACTCACAGTTGTATTCTGTAAAATAAGTTACTGTAATGTTAATCATGAGAGCAAGATAATGCCAAACATAATTTCTTAGAAAACAGTATCAAACGAGAAAAAAAGCTACCTCTTTGATGGAGATCGTGATCTACGCTCAGATCTACCCCTTGAACGAGAACGGCGACGGCGTCTATCTCCTCTATCTTTGTCATAATCTCTACGcctaaaacagaaaaaatgtcAATATTCAATGTCTTGTAAAATACAAAGGTGGAAATGGTTTCATCCAGAATGCAAAGAGTTCACAACCTGTCAAAGTCACGGTCACGGCTTCGACGgtagtcatcatcatcacccCTAGCACGTTCTCTTCTTTCGCCTCGTTCCACACTGCGATCCCTGTGACGACTCCTGTGATGTCGATCTCGATCCCTGCCTCTATCCTCATCCCTGTCATCATGCCGCTTgattctctctccctctctgtCCCTCCTCCGTTCACGGTCCCTATCTCTCTCCTTATCTCGCCCTTTCACtctactttcttcttctttacttcCAGGATCATTCTCATTGTCAAGCATTTCCTTCTAAACATTAAAACATCAAAGAACGCTAAGCTAAACCCGCAAGGCCTCTATCTACAACAAACTAGCAAGATAACAGCTAGTGGACACTAACACTGTTTCCTCTGAACATTCAATCAGTTTAACCCTAAAGTTAAGATCTTTGCTTCAAATTTTGGTGagatttggggggggggggggggggggggtgcaTGGAGAAGATTGATCTTGAATGTATCCATCTCACATATTCAATTCAAAGCGAGACGAATCTCATACAAATCTTGGAGCCAAATCCAATTACACACAGGAACACAACACAGTAATAGCTCCGAGAAACTGAAATCCCTAATGTGCAATTCGCAAGTAGAGAGATGGATACCTCGGATTTTGAGTCTCGGTGGTCGTCGATCTCGCCGCGGCGTACACCGCCATCTTCGGAGTGAAATCCATCGCCGGAGGCGCCGTTTTCTTCGTAATCAGACATCTCACTCGCCGCGTCCAAACAGTTTCAAAATTCCACGAATCGCTGTTGAGGTTTTTGAGAAGAAGGGGTGGTGTGGTGTGGTGTGTGATGTCGCAGAAAGCTAAATAAATTTAGGGCAGAATCGAGAGATAAACTAGACCTCGAGGGTATTAGTGTAAATGTTCACAGTTACCAAACCCCACTAGTTTTTTTTGGGATAAACTTCGTTATACAAGTTGAATTTATGATTAAGCTTCGCCAACAAATAAAACTCATTTTGAGGATGGAAGATCTTCAAAATAATGGTTTGATGTTGAGTTGCTCCGACAAGAAAATTCTACGAATCGATGTTGAGGGTTTGAGGGCTTATTGAAGATGCTTTTAGTAGTTGCATATGAGCTTCATATAAAAGAAGACACTTAATCCTACACAAACATTTTCTATTTCTCTATATATGTCAAAATGTTATGATAAcagttataattttattatgtcgaaatatttaaataaagataaaattttatatctgcATAATGGAGATACTATTGATATAGGATAAAACGTAagaaattttccttttataaaaCCATTAACAATGGTTTACGTAATTCATtatcctcttcttttttttttaatattctatatcatcttttttttctctccctAATTTATTTTGTCGACGCTCATTTTTTAGGATCAATTATTGGTTGAAGGTAAGCAATTCCGAGAGGACACTTGTTCTGATCGGTCTTGTCTACATGGGAAAAGAAGAAACCAATGCTTCTCGCCTCCTTTGCAAGATAATCTGTACACAAATTCCTTGATCACCCATATACTAAAGCCCAAAAAGTCGTCTCGCAGAATACAGAATAAAACTAGCTCGGAAGCAAAGACCAGCCAGTCAAATTGGTTAGCAATCATTTCCACCAAATCTGAGCAATCCGTCTTTATATGTATCCTAGTAAAACGCCTCTCGTAAGCATGTCGCTGCCCATAGTAATCCTTATATCTCCGCATGGAGAGCCGAAACACTTTTATGACAGGCCTGGATTCCAAAGTGTTATACACCCCTTCCTTCCATTTAGGTCCACCCTAATCCACTGATTGTACCATGGTCGATCCATGAGCATCAATTTGACAAGTCAGAGATTAGGGATCCAAGGGAAGGGGTAGAGCATCATCACCGGCCGGCGAGCCAGAATCATCCCCTTCGCCATCATCCATATTAGCTTTTCTCCAACATTTCGCTTCAAGCGAAGCTAGCTGGAGTGTGTCAATCTGTGAGACGTCTTTTCCATTAACTACTTTCTCATTTCTTGTCTTCCAAATGTATCAGATGATCAAAGGGAATGTGTCAATTAGTGGTATTATATAGGCTACAATTTTTCCTCCAAAACAGGAAGTCCATGTTTTGGTAAACAAAGGTGCTCAGGAAGAAACCCAGAAGGGGCGGATAGTCCGATAAACCCAAACATGTAAATGTCGGGGGACATTAAAAAAGAAGATGGTTTATAGTTTTCTCTGGACCACCGCATCTAGGACAGCTCCTATCGGTTCCAAAATATCTTAAGGCAAGTCTCTATGTCATGGCAATATATCATGTAAGTGCTTGTCACATAAAGTGTTTCATCTTTTCTGGGCCTCAGACCTTCCACACATGGCTCTGTAAACCAGTGTCACTCGGTTGGTCGACCAAAGAGTCTATGTTTCGTTTTTCTTGTGTAGTAGACTATACCCGGATTTAACTGAATAAACTCTGGATTTTGCGCGATCCCAAGCGTAGCCATCCATTGACCACATGTTACTAGGTCTCAGCCCAAGGATAAtaggaatgtcctcggaatggAAATAATCTCGTAAAAGGGTAGTATAACACCTAATGAAGGAATGAACCAATAGTTTTGAGTGATTCCAAGCGAAGCCGTCCATTGACCACATGTTACTAGGTCTCAGCCCAAGGATAATATGAATGTCCTCGGGGTGGAAATAATCTCGTAAAAGGGTAGTATAAAAATCTATTGTATCACACCTAATGAAGGAATGAACCAAGAGTTTTGAGTGCAACCCGATCCGAGGCCCCTGGAGATCTAGACTCGGTGTCCGGTACCCATGGTTCACTCCATACCCTAGTATTGAGTCCCAACCCAATTGTCTTTCGTAGGCCTGATTTCAAGAATAATAGTGCTGCATAATACTACTCCAGCCGTAAGAAGGCGATTATATCTTTTGATCTTCCAACAGACAGGATCGGTTATAATAATGTCATCCAATTACCTTGGCAAGTAAATATATAAGCAACTGAATACGTCTTCAAATTTGTTTGGCTAATAAAGCCACATTAAAATCTTAGTCGGCCTAACCTTATGCCGACTTGGCTTAGATGGACCGACAACACTTGATCTGAGCCGAGTTTTGTCTATTTGATAGGCCTTGCCGGAAGGAAGTAATCTATATTCAACAGTATATGCTATACAACAGTTTGTTATTGTCAGTTATTTCACTGGTAAGGTTCACAAGAGTAACTATACAGcatatgaagtatatatatatatggttcttgtttcattccaaCGCTCCCTATATGTTGTATTGTCAGCTATACATGATGTAGCACATTGCAATTTTGTCTTCTCATTCTGAGTCTGTTTGTCTTGTCGTGAACAGAGTGATGGTGAAATTATAGTCGGGCCTAAGATTCACGAAACTTTATCAATCTTTTTTTgtaatctaataaaaatatactttatatatatatgtatttatttaacaCTGTATCCATATATAAATCGTCTCCTATTTTAACTATCacacatattttcaaaattatatttccataaattatgtaaaaatatattttataaaataatatataaaattgaaatttttgaatatgatgagattcatttgaatgttttataGGAATAAGCAAAGGCTCGATTCTAGTAGTTTGATGGTATTGGAAAAAAATTTTTGATTCACT
This genomic stretch from Brassica napus cultivar Da-Ae chromosome C9, Da-Ae, whole genome shotgun sequence harbors:
- the LOC125592812 gene encoding splicing factor U2af large subunit A-like isoform X2 — protein: MSDYEENGASGDGFHSEDGGVRRGEIDDHRDSKSEEMLDNENDPGSKEEESRVKGRDKERDRDRERRRDREGERIKRHDDRDEDRGRDRDRHHRSRHRDRSVERGERRERARGDDDDYRRSRDRDFDRRRDYDKDRGDRRRRRSRSRGRSERRSRSPSKSKRVSGFDMAPPASGMLDAGSAFTGQVPAPSPNLLPGNGMFPLQAGQAFGGVAMMPIQAMTQQATRHARRVYVGGLSPSANEQSVATFFSQAMAAIGGNSAGPGDAVVNVYINYEKKFAFVEMRSVQEASNAMTLDGIIFEGAPVKVRRPSDYNPALAATLGPSQPIPNLNLAAVGLTPGGAGALEGPDRLFVGGLPYYIPESQIRELLESLGALKGFDLVRDRETGNSKGYAFCAYQDPAVTDIACAALNGITMGDKTLCVRRANQGANQTKPEQESVLLHAQQQVAFQKIMLQQGTAAAAATKVVCLTQVVTEDELRNDEEYEDIVVDMRDEGGKFGALTKVVIPRPSSNGEPVQGVGKVFLEYAETESSSRARNGMNGRKFGGNEVVAVFYPEDKFEQADYSL
- the LOC125592812 gene encoding splicing factor U2af large subunit A-like isoform X1 is translated as MSDYEENGASGDGFHSEDGGVRRGEIDDHRDSKSEKEMLDNENDPGSKEEESRVKGRDKERDRDRERRRDREGERIKRHDDRDEDRGRDRDRHHRSRHRDRSVERGERRERARGDDDDYRRSRDRDFDRRRDYDKDRGDRRRRRSRSRGRSERRSRSPSKSKRVSGFDMAPPASGMLDAGSAFTGQVPAPSPNLLPGNGMFPLQAGQAFGGVAMMPIQAMTQQATRHARRVYVGGLSPSANEQSVATFFSQAMAAIGGNSAGPGDAVVNVYINYEKKFAFVEMRSVQEASNAMTLDGIIFEGAPVKVRRPSDYNPALAATLGPSQPIPNLNLAAVGLTPGGAGALEGPDRLFVGGLPYYIPESQIRELLESLGALKGFDLVRDRETGNSKGYAFCAYQDPAVTDIACAALNGITMGDKTLCVRRANQGANQTKPEQESVLLHAQQQVAFQKIMLQQGTAAAAATKVVCLTQVVTEDELRNDEEYEDIVVDMRDEGGKFGALTKVVIPRPSSNGEPVQGVGKVFLEYAETESSSRARNGMNGRKFGGNEVVAVFYPEDKFEQADYSL
- the LOC125592812 gene encoding splicing factor U2af large subunit A-like isoform X3; protein product: MSDYEENGASGDGFHSEDGGVRRGEIDDHRDSKSEKEMLDNENDPGSKEEESRVKGRDKERDRDRERRRDREGERIKRHDDRDEDRGRDRDRHHRSRHRDRSVERGERRERARGDDDDYRRSRDRDFDRRRDYDKDRGDRRRRRSRSRGRSERRSRSPSKSKRVSGFDMAPPASGMLDAGSAFTGQVPAPSPNLLPGNGMFPLQAGQAFGGVAMMPIQAMTQQATRHARRVYVGGLSPSANEQSVATFFSQAMAAIGGNSAGPGDAVVNVYINYEKKFAFVEMRSVQEASNAMTLDGIIFEGAPVKVRRPSDYNPALAATLGPSQPIPNLNLAAVGLTPGGAGALEGPDRLFVGGLPYYIPESQIRELLESLGALKGFDLVRDRETGNSKGYAFCAYQDPAVTDIACAALNGITMGDKTLCVRRANQGANQTKPEQESVLLHAQQQVAFQKIMLQQGTAAAAATKVVCLTQVVTEDELRNDEEYEDIVVDMRDEGGKFAFCCPTFCYRESGHNRRLHNFLIYISSKTHPT